One genomic window of Mucilaginibacter sp. SJ includes the following:
- the lepB gene encoding signal peptidase I, translating into MNGIGLIIVFVLFIVLPFAGLWKLFEKAGRPGWEGIVPLYNFFIIIKLTGRPAWWFIMLLIPGLNFLIALGLIVDFLKSYGKFTFVEHVQGVILPFIYFPKWGGDKDTKYLGQSASPEFRTKYKIALKKTQAREWADAIIFAVIAATLIRTLFIEAYVIPSASMESSLLIGDYLFVSKVNYGARLPMTPVAFPFAHHTMPLINTKAYWDGIELPYYRLPGLSDIKKGDVVVFNYPMDADSPYFRPVDKRENYIKRCQGTPGDTLSVVKAQVFINGKAAVTPPKGEITYDVKTDGNELNPQIATDLHLSDISSVNNTEFITNTTEESAKALRGYSNIKSVTPRLTPPGASDPMNPVYPAIFSNYKIGANTPDYKWNVDNFGPVIVPKKGWTVKLDSLTFPIYGRAIAVYEGNKVEVSGKDILINGKKADSYTFKLNYYFMMGDNRHNSEDSRFWGFVPEDHIVGKALFIWMSVDDNASFIHKIRWSRLFNLIH; encoded by the coding sequence GTGAACGGAATAGGATTAATAATAGTATTTGTTCTTTTTATAGTACTGCCATTTGCAGGTTTATGGAAACTGTTTGAAAAGGCAGGGCGGCCAGGCTGGGAAGGCATTGTGCCACTCTACAACTTTTTCATCATCATTAAGTTAACTGGTAGGCCGGCGTGGTGGTTTATTATGCTGCTAATACCAGGCTTAAACTTTTTGATAGCGCTGGGCTTGATTGTTGATTTTTTAAAATCGTACGGAAAGTTCACTTTTGTTGAACATGTGCAGGGTGTGATCCTTCCGTTTATATATTTCCCTAAATGGGGCGGTGATAAGGATACCAAATATTTAGGCCAGTCGGCGAGCCCCGAGTTCAGGACTAAGTATAAGATTGCCCTAAAGAAAACCCAGGCACGTGAGTGGGCTGATGCCATCATTTTTGCGGTAATTGCTGCCACACTGATCCGCACGCTGTTTATTGAGGCTTATGTGATCCCCAGTGCTTCCATGGAGAGTTCATTGCTTATTGGCGATTACCTGTTTGTAAGCAAAGTGAACTATGGAGCGCGTTTACCTATGACCCCAGTTGCATTCCCTTTCGCACATCATACCATGCCGCTTATCAACACCAAAGCCTATTGGGATGGTATCGAATTACCATACTACCGCCTGCCTGGTTTAAGTGATATTAAAAAAGGCGATGTGGTAGTGTTCAATTACCCTATGGATGCCGATTCGCCTTATTTCAGGCCGGTTGATAAACGCGAAAACTATATCAAACGCTGCCAGGGTACCCCGGGCGATACGCTGAGTGTAGTTAAGGCCCAGGTATTTATAAATGGGAAAGCTGCTGTTACACCACCAAAAGGCGAGATCACCTATGATGTTAAAACAGATGGGAACGAGCTTAACCCGCAGATAGCAACGGATTTGCATTTGTCGGATATTTCATCGGTAAATAATACTGAGTTTATTACCAATACCACCGAGGAATCGGCAAAAGCACTGAGGGGATATTCAAACATCAAGTCAGTTACTCCGCGGCTAACTCCGCCGGGAGCGTCTGATCCGATGAACCCGGTTTACCCTGCCATTTTCTCCAACTACAAAATAGGAGCTAACACTCCCGACTATAAATGGAATGTAGACAACTTCGGGCCTGTCATTGTACCTAAAAAGGGCTGGACAGTAAAGCTGGATAGTTTAACTTTCCCCATCTACGGTCGTGCGATAGCCGTATATGAAGGCAACAAGGTTGAAGTGAGCGGTAAAGACATCCTGATCAATGGCAAAAAAGCTGATAGCTATACCTTTAAACTCAACTACTATTTTATGATGGGCGATAACCGTCATAACTCAGAAGATTCACGTTTCTGGGGCTTTGTTCCTGAAGATCATATTGTGGGTAAAGCGCTGTTTATTTGGATGAGTGTTGACGACAATGCATCGTTCATCCACAAGATCCGCTGGAGCAGGTTGTTTAATCTGATCCATTAG
- the lepB gene encoding signal peptidase I, translating to MNWKFWKKKDSTKVKKKKSALREWGDAIIFAVIAATLIRTLFIEAYVIPSGSMENSLLIGDYLFVSKVNYGARMPITPVSFPFMHHTTPFGTKAYWDGVKLPYYRLPGLSDIKKQDIVVFNAPIEADSPYFRPVDKRENIIKRCQGTPGDTLSVVNGQVYINGKAAPNPERGKEGYFVETNGQEFNPAILNELKIDIRGNTGNRYEMMMGKESAATLKTYSNVKSIVPALTLKGTSDPLNPVYPAKYPRYKITPNFPDFKWNVDNYGPIIIPKKGWTVKLDSLTFPVYGRAIEIYENNKVNVVGKDIMINGKKADTYTFKLNYYFMMGDNRHNSEDSRFWGFVPEDHVVGKALFTWMSIDSTASFFDKIRWNRLFRGIH from the coding sequence ATGAACTGGAAATTCTGGAAAAAGAAAGATTCAACTAAAGTAAAAAAGAAAAAAAGTGCGCTTCGTGAATGGGGCGATGCTATCATATTTGCAGTAATAGCCGCCACCCTTATCCGTACGCTGTTTATCGAGGCCTACGTTATCCCCAGCGGCTCGATGGAAAACTCACTTTTAATTGGCGACTACCTGTTTGTAAGCAAGGTTAATTATGGCGCAAGGATGCCTATAACGCCTGTTTCATTCCCGTTTATGCACCACACTACCCCTTTTGGTACCAAAGCCTATTGGGATGGCGTAAAATTGCCGTATTACCGTTTGCCGGGTTTGAGCGACATAAAAAAGCAGGATATCGTGGTTTTTAACGCGCCGATTGAGGCCGATTCTCCTTATTTCAGGCCGGTGGATAAGCGCGAAAACATTATCAAACGCTGCCAGGGTACTCCCGGGGATACCTTAAGCGTAGTTAATGGGCAGGTTTATATTAACGGCAAGGCCGCTCCAAATCCGGAAAGGGGAAAGGAAGGTTATTTTGTTGAAACCAACGGGCAGGAATTTAACCCGGCTATTTTGAACGAACTTAAGATAGACATCAGGGGCAATACCGGCAACCGTTATGAAATGATGATGGGAAAAGAATCGGCAGCTACTTTGAAAACTTATTCAAATGTAAAATCAATTGTGCCGGCTTTAACGCTTAAGGGTACCAGTGACCCGCTGAACCCGGTTTACCCTGCCAAGTACCCGCGTTATAAGATCACACCTAATTTTCCTGACTTTAAATGGAATGTTGACAACTACGGCCCAATCATTATCCCTAAAAAAGGCTGGACAGTTAAATTGGATAGCCTGACTTTCCCGGTTTACGGCCGCGCTATTGAAATTTATGAAAACAATAAGGTAAATGTTGTTGGCAAGGATATCATGATTAACGGAAAAAAAGCCGATACTTATACCTTTAAGCTCAACTATTATTTTATGATGGGCGATAACCGTCATAATTCGGAAGACTCGCGCTTTTGGGGTTTTGTTCCCGAAGATCACGTAGTAGGCAAAGCTTTATTTACCTGGATGAGTATTGACAGTACAGCCAGCTTCTTTGATAAAATAAGGTGGAACAGGTTGTTCAGGGGCATACATTAA
- the lepB gene encoding signal peptidase I: MAIAGYIGFYIITGPLLILILAGYWKLFEKAGRRGWEALIPVYHLYIMLKLSQRPLWLLLLLLIPGINFIISIGILIDFIKSFGKVGIGQITMSVLLPFIFIPKWGFDKNTRYVGPSASDDFREKYRDLDKSPLREWTEAILFAVIAATVIRGLFLEAFTIPSSSMESSLMVGDFLFVSKINYGARLPITPIAFPFAHHTMPLTGTKSYWDGIKLPYYRLPGFSEVKKGDAVVFNYPMDADSPFYRPVDKQENYIKRCQGTPGDTIKLEYGQVYVNNRLIANPPNAEMEYRVRTNGLGGGFGPHMRYDLHLEDIQQFTRVDFTVNTTAESAEKLKTYPYIKAVKPDVKLRGVYDHEVFPHDPRFRWNEDNLGPIIIPRRGWTVKLDSITMPFYRRAIEVYENNKVEVKGNAVFINGSKADSYTFKMDYYWMMGDNRHNSEDSRFWGFVPEDHIVGKAVLVWMSWDANSPSFCKIRWDRVFKRID, translated from the coding sequence ATGGCAATAGCGGGCTATATAGGGTTTTATATCATTACAGGCCCGCTATTGATTTTAATACTGGCCGGATACTGGAAACTTTTTGAAAAAGCTGGTCGCCGGGGGTGGGAAGCACTGATCCCGGTTTACCATCTTTACATTATGCTTAAGTTGAGCCAGCGACCGTTGTGGCTCCTTTTGTTGCTTTTAATACCGGGCATAAACTTTATTATAAGTATCGGTATCCTTATTGATTTTATTAAATCGTTTGGCAAGGTGGGCATAGGGCAAATAACCATGTCGGTGCTGTTGCCGTTTATTTTTATCCCCAAGTGGGGCTTTGATAAAAACACCCGTTATGTTGGCCCGTCGGCAAGTGACGATTTCAGGGAAAAATACCGTGACCTTGATAAATCCCCACTAAGGGAATGGACGGAAGCCATTCTTTTCGCTGTAATTGCGGCAACGGTTATCCGCGGGCTTTTCCTCGAGGCTTTTACCATCCCTTCGTCATCTATGGAAAGCTCGCTAATGGTAGGCGATTTTTTATTTGTGAGCAAGATCAATTACGGTGCCCGCCTGCCCATTACCCCCATAGCATTTCCGTTTGCACATCACACTATGCCGCTCACCGGTACCAAATCCTATTGGGATGGAATTAAGCTGCCCTACTATCGATTGCCGGGTTTCAGCGAAGTAAAAAAGGGTGATGCGGTAGTGTTTAACTATCCAATGGATGCCGATTCGCCGTTTTACCGCCCTGTAGATAAGCAGGAAAATTATATCAAACGGTGCCAGGGCACGCCCGGCGATACCATAAAGCTGGAGTACGGCCAGGTATACGTAAATAACCGTTTGATAGCTAACCCGCCCAACGCAGAAATGGAATACCGGGTGCGTACAAATGGCTTGGGAGGAGGGTTTGGCCCTCATATGCGGTATGATCTTCACCTGGAAGATATTCAGCAATTTACCCGGGTTGATTTTACAGTAAACACAACGGCGGAGTCGGCCGAAAAACTAAAAACATATCCCTATATCAAGGCGGTGAAGCCCGATGTTAAGTTAAGAGGGGTGTATGATCATGAGGTTTTTCCGCATGATCCACGCTTTAGGTGGAACGAGGATAACCTGGGGCCAATTATTATTCCGCGAAGAGGCTGGACAGTTAAACTGGACAGTATCACCATGCCTTTTTACCGCCGGGCCATTGAGGTGTATGAAAATAATAAGGTGGAGGTTAAAGGGAACGCGGTTTTTATTAATGGGAGCAAGGCCGATAGTTATACCTTTAAAATGGATTATTATTGGATGATGGGCGATAACCGCCATAACTCTGAAGATTCGCGTTTTTGGGGCTTTGTCCCCGAAGACCATATTGTAGGTAAAGCCGTATTGGTATGGATGAGCTGGGATGCCAATTCGCCTTCATTTTGTAAAATAAGATGGGACAGGGTATTTAAGAGGATTGATTAG
- the dapB gene encoding 4-hydroxy-tetrahydrodipicolinate reductase — protein MKIALLGYGKMGKIIEKIALSRKHEIVLTIDHETLHDLTPENLQKADVVIEFTTPASVLSNIEHCFNANVPVVIGTTGWYEKLPEVKQRCIEGNKSLLWASNFSVGVNVFFYVNKLLAKVMNKYPYYEVQVEEIHHTQKMDSPSGTAITIAEGIINNTDTKNEWVNVLTTDDSDDDANVAPNQLLIESLRIDSVPGTHTVIYDSEVDSIEFKHTAHNRNGFALGAVLAAEWLHDKKGFYSVEAMFDFNS, from the coding sequence ATGAAGATAGCACTACTTGGCTACGGAAAAATGGGCAAGATCATTGAAAAGATAGCCCTTAGCCGCAAGCATGAAATTGTACTTACCATTGATCATGAAACCCTTCATGACCTCACACCCGAAAACCTGCAAAAAGCAGATGTGGTAATTGAGTTTACTACCCCGGCATCCGTATTATCAAATATTGAGCATTGCTTTAATGCCAATGTACCTGTTGTTATTGGTACTACAGGCTGGTACGAGAAATTACCGGAAGTAAAACAGCGATGTATTGAGGGGAATAAATCATTATTGTGGGCTTCAAACTTTAGCGTTGGCGTTAACGTGTTTTTTTACGTGAATAAGCTGTTGGCTAAAGTCATGAACAAGTACCCTTATTACGAAGTACAGGTTGAAGAGATCCACCATACCCAAAAAATGGATTCGCCAAGCGGTACGGCAATAACCATCGCCGAAGGCATCATTAACAACACCGATACCAAAAACGAGTGGGTTAATGTATTAACCACCGACGACAGCGATGACGATGCGAATGTTGCTCCTAACCAATTGCTTATAGAATCATTAAGGATTGATAGTGTACCGGGTACGCACACTGTTATTTATGATTCGGAAGTGGATAGCATCGAATTTAAGCATACCGCCCATAACCGCAATGGGTTTGCTTTAGGCGCTGTACTGGCTGCCGAGTGGCTGCACGATAAGAAGGGTTTTTACTCTGTTGAAGCCATGTTTGATTTTAACAGCTAA
- a CDS encoding DUF5683 domain-containing protein: protein MYKYLFFLGVFTFFISAAQGQVIDSTGNKKSDTLKVKHPVKTPSGSFAPKIDPAKEKIYHPDSTHIPHKAVMHSLMIPGWGQVYNHRWWKVPLIYGGLGLLTSAIIYNQHYYKEYLTLSRYRQGTPPNPGDPYYTEYNLYKDVPDANLSDARENSRRNRDLSILGFLAVWGIQAIDAYIDAKFIHSYTVDNNLSFKVTPGIINQPVYAQGANNAYIPGLKVTFTF from the coding sequence ATGTATAAATATCTGTTTTTTTTAGGTGTATTTACTTTTTTTATTTCTGCCGCGCAGGGTCAGGTAATTGATAGTACGGGGAATAAAAAAAGTGATACGCTGAAAGTAAAGCATCCTGTTAAAACCCCGTCAGGCTCATTTGCCCCAAAGATTGATCCAGCCAAAGAAAAGATCTATCATCCTGACAGTACCCATATTCCGCATAAAGCAGTAATGCATTCATTGATGATACCGGGCTGGGGTCAGGTGTATAACCACAGATGGTGGAAAGTGCCGTTAATTTACGGAGGTTTAGGTTTGCTAACCTCGGCCATTATATATAACCAGCATTATTACAAGGAATATTTAACATTATCAAGATACCGCCAGGGTACTCCTCCTAATCCAGGCGACCCTTATTATACAGAATATAACCTTTATAAAGACGTGCCTGACGCCAACCTGAGCGATGCCCGTGAAAATTCAAGGCGTAACCGTGATTTGAGCATACTTGGCTTTTTAGCCGTATGGGGCATCCAGGCTATTGATGCTTATATCGATGCCAAGTTCATCCACTCATACACGGTGGATAATAACCTGTCGTTCAAAGTAACTCCGGGTATAATTAATCAGCCGGTTTACGCGCAGGGGGCTAATAATGCTTATATTCCGGGTTTAAAAGTTACCTTTACGTTTTAA
- a CDS encoding ParB/RepB/Spo0J family partition protein has protein sequence MSGEKRNALGKGLSALLNDTPNVQPYQNRSRETASPAEVNDLGSVNEIKLAEIEVNPFQPRTDFDEQALAELSESIKLQGLIQPITLRKIGAHKYQLISGERRFRASKLAGLTQIPAYVRTANDQQMLEMALIENIQRENLNAIEVALSFQRMIEECNLKQEELGDRVSKNRSTVTNYLRLLRLPPVIQASIRDGELSMGHAKAILTLTDPAKQLFIHQHIIKEGLSVRKVEGLVRDMQKSPVKKEGKQPEPVSYQLQKIQDDLASKFSTRVKLKVGSRGSGVIEIPFLSEDDLGRILEMLDW, from the coding sequence ATGAGTGGTGAAAAGAGAAATGCCCTGGGAAAGGGACTGAGTGCGCTATTGAACGACACGCCTAATGTACAGCCATACCAAAACAGAAGTAGAGAAACAGCAAGCCCTGCCGAAGTAAATGACCTTGGTTCGGTTAATGAAATAAAACTGGCCGAAATTGAAGTAAACCCTTTTCAGCCCCGTACCGATTTTGATGAGCAGGCACTGGCCGAGCTTTCAGAGTCGATCAAACTGCAGGGTTTAATTCAGCCGATAACGCTCAGAAAAATTGGGGCGCATAAATATCAGCTGATATCAGGAGAGCGTCGTTTTCGCGCGTCAAAGCTGGCCGGTTTAACCCAGATCCCGGCTTATGTGCGCACTGCCAATGATCAGCAAATGCTGGAGATGGCACTTATCGAAAACATTCAGCGCGAAAACCTGAATGCCATTGAGGTTGCCCTGAGTTTTCAGCGCATGATTGAGGAATGTAACCTGAAGCAGGAAGAACTGGGCGACAGGGTGAGCAAAAACCGCTCAACAGTTACCAATTATCTGCGCCTGTTAAGGTTGCCGCCGGTTATCCAGGCCTCTATTCGTGATGGCGAGCTTTCAATGGGGCATGCCAAAGCTATTTTAACGCTAACCGATCCTGCCAAACAATTATTTATACATCAGCATATTATTAAGGAAGGTTTATCCGTTCGTAAGGTTGAAGGACTGGTAAGAGATATGCAAAAGTCGCCGGTAAAAAAAGAAGGCAAACAGCCTGAGCCGGTATCATATCAGTTGCAGAAGATCCAGGATGATCTGGCTTCAAAATTTAGTACAAGGGTAAAACTAAAAGTTGGCAGCCGCGGAAGCGGTGTTATCGAGATTCCTTTCCTTTCGGAAGATGATCTTGGCCGCATCCTTGAAATGCTTGATTGGTAA
- a CDS encoding ParA family protein: MSKIIALANQKGGVGKTTSSINLAASLAVLDYKTLLVDADPQANSTSGIGFDPRNIKNSIYECIINEVDPHEAIQKTETPNLDLLPAHIDLVGAEIEMINLSGREYKMKQVFDKVRDEYDFIIIDCSPSLGLITINALTAADSVIVPVQCEYFALEGLGKLLNTIKIVQSRLNPQLEIEGILLTMYDVRLRLSNQVVDEVKTHFEDMVFDTIIQRNTRLSEAPSFGVSVIMHDATCKGAINYLNLAREILEKNGLVKGEQATATATV; the protein is encoded by the coding sequence ATGAGTAAAATTATTGCTTTAGCCAACCAGAAAGGCGGCGTAGGGAAAACTACATCATCTATAAATCTGGCTGCAAGTTTAGCTGTATTAGATTATAAAACCTTGTTGGTTGACGCCGACCCGCAGGCTAATTCAACTTCGGGCATTGGTTTCGATCCCCGCAATATAAAAAACAGTATCTATGAATGTATCATCAATGAGGTTGACCCTCATGAGGCCATTCAGAAAACTGAAACTCCCAATCTTGATTTATTACCTGCACACATTGACCTGGTAGGTGCCGAAATTGAAATGATCAATTTAAGCGGCCGTGAGTATAAAATGAAACAGGTATTTGACAAGGTGCGCGACGAATATGATTTTATTATTATTGATTGCTCACCTTCATTGGGTTTGATCACCATTAATGCCTTAACCGCGGCCGATTCGGTAATAGTGCCGGTACAGTGTGAATATTTCGCATTGGAAGGCTTAGGTAAATTGTTGAATACCATTAAAATTGTTCAATCGCGACTTAACCCCCAACTGGAGATTGAGGGGATCCTGTTAACCATGTACGATGTGCGTTTACGCCTGAGCAACCAGGTGGTTGACGAGGTTAAAACTCATTTTGAGGATATGGTTTTTGACACCATTATACAGCGCAATACCCGTTTAAGCGAGGCGCCAAGCTTTGGCGTGTCGGTAATTATGCATGACGCTACCTGTAAGGGTGCAATAAATTATTTAAACCTTGCCCGCGAAATTTTGGAAAAAAACGGATTGGTAAAGGGTGAACAAGCAACAGCTACAGCAACAGTATAG
- a CDS encoding NADPH-dependent FMN reductase: protein MITIISSTNRPGSSTLKLAKVYQQKLQEKGVEAGILSLAQLPPNVIETDLYNKRSAAFEPIQQIVTNTDKFIFLIPEYNGSFPGVLKVFIDACSFPESFYDKKAALVGLSSGKYGNIRGVDHFTGVCHYLHLNIMALKLHIAAIHKEFDEEGNLFKPDTIKFVNEQIEKIIKF from the coding sequence ATGATAACCATAATATCGTCAACCAACAGACCGGGAAGCTCAACGCTCAAACTTGCTAAGGTTTATCAGCAAAAACTGCAGGAAAAGGGTGTTGAAGCGGGCATCTTATCACTTGCTCAGCTGCCCCCAAACGTTATTGAAACCGACCTCTACAACAAACGCAGCGCAGCATTTGAGCCTATCCAGCAAATAGTTACCAATACAGATAAATTCATATTCCTTATCCCAGAATATAACGGCAGCTTTCCGGGTGTGCTTAAGGTTTTCATTGATGCCTGTAGTTTCCCCGAAAGTTTTTATGATAAAAAAGCGGCATTGGTAGGCTTATCATCGGGCAAATATGGTAATATCCGCGGGGTTGACCATTTTACCGGCGTTTGCCATTACCTGCACCTCAACATTATGGCGCTTAAATTACACATAGCGGCCATACACAAAGAGTTTGATGAAGAAGGGAACCTATTTAAACCCGATACCATCAAGTTTGTAAATGAGCAGATAGAAAAGATCATTAAGTTTTAA
- a CDS encoding T9SS type B sorting domain-containing protein gives MKTAVCNGSYGDPVVKLDFGSGMSSTGPSLSADITTMTYVSGCPKDGQYSIVSSNTSCYNTWHNVLHDHTGNAGGYMMLVNASYAPSVFFTETKDLNLCENTTYEFSAYVLNLMKLSSSDASVVQPDLLFTIKKPDGTVLAQYDTNTIQPTANPEWNKYSVPFSTGAGVTQIVLEIKNNGPGGNGNDLLLDDIEFRACGPNIKVGFTNVDNTEPQNICKGQVQNYKLIADLNNGYNNPKVQWQSSTDGGGSWTNIPGATDLSYAFQFAADKPVGTYQYRMAAAEGDNINSPTCRVYSDVRTITVNAYLAKPSITASAVCEGDVLTLTANAPGAIRYEWTGPGVTANNKAQNPLVIDNATVAANGDYQVTVFSAGDCPTLSDKVTVTVNLKPVIPVLTPAPICKGDLIILNETTPNAKSYSWSPVTGLSDPTAASPIAKPAETTTYTVTVTSNGDCTATQTVTVTVMPAPEASISPQKKIFEGQSVVLDAQASNAETYLWSPAGGLDDPTKLNPVASPTDDVTYTLKASSGIGCGYVNASVFVRVYKKIVIPSTFSPNGDGLNDYWDIEALSTYPKSTMNVFSRSGQKVYTSTGYDKPWNGAYKGHILPPGTYYYVIDLKNNAPLLSGWVLIVR, from the coding sequence GTGAAAACGGCTGTTTGTAATGGCAGTTATGGCGATCCGGTAGTAAAACTTGATTTCGGATCGGGGATGAGTAGTACAGGCCCTTCTTTATCGGCAGATATTACAACTATGACCTATGTTTCTGGTTGTCCGAAAGATGGTCAGTACTCGATTGTAAGCAGCAATACCTCATGTTATAATACATGGCATAATGTACTTCATGATCATACAGGCAATGCGGGCGGCTACATGATGCTCGTGAATGCATCATATGCGCCGAGCGTTTTTTTTACTGAAACAAAAGATCTTAATCTGTGCGAAAACACAACTTACGAATTCTCCGCATATGTGCTTAACCTGATGAAACTCTCATCAAGCGATGCAAGTGTTGTTCAGCCCGATTTACTGTTTACCATAAAAAAGCCGGATGGAACGGTGTTAGCCCAGTATGATACAAATACCATACAGCCTACCGCGAATCCTGAATGGAACAAGTATAGTGTGCCGTTTTCAACTGGTGCCGGTGTTACGCAAATTGTATTGGAAATCAAGAATAATGGGCCGGGGGGTAATGGAAACGATTTGCTGCTTGACGATATAGAATTCAGGGCTTGCGGACCTAACATTAAAGTTGGATTTACAAATGTTGACAACACCGAACCGCAAAATATCTGCAAGGGGCAGGTGCAAAACTATAAACTTATAGCCGATCTGAATAACGGCTATAACAACCCTAAAGTACAATGGCAAAGCAGTACTGATGGTGGCGGTAGCTGGACTAACATTCCGGGTGCTACTGATCTTAGCTATGCTTTTCAATTTGCTGCGGATAAACCGGTAGGTACCTACCAATACAGGATGGCTGCTGCTGAAGGAGATAATATCAATTCGCCAACTTGCCGCGTTTACTCAGACGTGCGCACCATAACGGTTAATGCTTACCTGGCCAAACCTTCTATTACTGCATCGGCTGTATGCGAAGGGGATGTGCTTACACTTACTGCAAATGCGCCGGGAGCAATCAGGTATGAATGGACCGGGCCGGGCGTTACCGCTAATAATAAAGCTCAAAATCCTCTGGTAATTGACAATGCCACTGTTGCTGCTAATGGCGATTATCAGGTTACTGTGTTCTCGGCTGGTGATTGTCCTACTTTATCAGATAAAGTTACAGTAACTGTTAACTTAAAACCCGTTATACCTGTTCTCACCCCAGCTCCAATTTGTAAGGGCGACCTAATCATTCTCAATGAAACTACGCCCAATGCCAAAAGCTATAGCTGGTCGCCGGTTACAGGCTTATCCGATCCAACTGCGGCAAGCCCTATAGCCAAGCCTGCTGAAACAACCACTTATACAGTAACAGTAACAAGCAATGGGGATTGTACTGCAACCCAAACAGTGACTGTAACAGTTATGCCTGCACCCGAAGCAAGTATAAGTCCGCAGAAAAAAATCTTTGAAGGGCAGTCTGTAGTACTGGACGCCCAGGCAAGCAATGCCGAGACCTATTTATGGAGCCCGGCCGGGGGACTCGACGATCCTACCAAACTGAATCCTGTTGCCAGCCCTACCGATGATGTTACTTATACCCTGAAAGCCTCATCGGGTATTGGTTGCGGATATGTTAATGCCTCAGTTTTTGTGCGGGTTTATAAAAAAATCGTTATCCCATCAACGTTTTCGCCCAATGGAGATGGTTTAAATGATTACTGGGATATCGAAGCTTTATCAACCTACCCCAAAAGCACCATGAATGTTTTTAGCCGTAGCGGGCAAAAAGTATATACCTCAACAGGTTACGATAAACCGTGGAATGGAGCCTATAAAGGTCATATTTTGCCCCCGGGCACTTATTACTATGTGATTGACCTTAAAAACAACGCACCATTATTATCGGGTTGGGTGCTTATTGTACGCTGA
- a CDS encoding helix-turn-helix domain-containing protein, giving the protein MAQSHWFLIETEQECTKALARFEEIRKASKGTEEHKEKLLLAHLISEYENANSTLPDVDPIELIKIRMEDFGYKSADLAKQYGDKGTVSKVLNYKQALSLTMIRKFSALLRIPPSALIKEYHLAE; this is encoded by the coding sequence ATGGCACAGTCACATTGGTTTTTAATTGAAACCGAGCAAGAATGCACAAAAGCTCTTGCTCGGTTTGAAGAAATAAGGAAAGCATCAAAAGGAACAGAAGAGCATAAGGAAAAACTTCTGCTGGCACACCTTATTTCGGAATATGAAAATGCAAATAGCACCTTACCTGATGTTGATCCGATAGAACTGATCAAAATCAGGATGGAGGATTTTGGCTATAAATCCGCCGATCTTGCTAAACAATATGGCGACAAAGGAACAGTAAGTAAAGTTTTAAATTATAAGCAGGCGCTTTCCCTTACGATGATCCGGAAATTCAGCGCATTACTTCGGATTCCTCCCTCTGCATTAATTAAAGAATACCACTTAGCAGAGTAA